One genomic window of Niveibacterium sp. SC-1 includes the following:
- a CDS encoding TIGR03013 family XrtA/PEP-CTERM system glycosyltransferase, whose protein sequence is MFRLFNHYVPANSLAHFILDSLLLFAAIVGAAAVQMSGGTTPLKVVVPSALVFAILMIAINGALGLYRGVPAAGVLDAVARVMLSLLASIPIAYGVYRVLPWGQFDDHGGELTVILILGIILAMRGMIVGVVSDPIWRRRVLVIGTGHEAAAVDYSLRHHRSAALQVVGFYPSPNNEDVVVNRGQLLSGDRSLLETVHGHGVNEIIVAVRERRGGALSLKQLLDCKLAGVAVLDLASFYERVRGQVRLDALKASWLIYGEGFRQGLMRSFIKRGFDIVVSLLLLAATLPVMVVTMLAIALESGFPVFYTQERVGRGGRVFRVIKFRSMRTDAEKDGKPRWASKSDDRVTRVGKIIRKTRIDELPQLINVLRGEMSLVGPRPERPFFVDQLARDVPYFSVRHSVKPGLTGWAQVRYQYGASMDDAVQKLQYDLYYVKNHTLFLDVLILAETVRVVLTGEGAH, encoded by the coding sequence ATGTTTCGACTCTTCAATCACTACGTTCCCGCCAATTCCCTGGCGCACTTCATTCTCGACAGCCTACTTCTATTCGCCGCTATCGTAGGTGCCGCGGCGGTACAAATGTCGGGGGGCACGACACCTCTCAAGGTGGTGGTGCCTTCCGCGCTCGTGTTTGCGATCCTCATGATCGCGATCAACGGAGCGCTCGGCCTCTATCGTGGCGTCCCCGCGGCGGGTGTGCTCGATGCGGTCGCGCGGGTCATGCTTTCCTTGCTGGCCAGTATTCCCATCGCATACGGCGTATACCGTGTTCTTCCCTGGGGCCAGTTCGATGACCACGGCGGCGAGCTCACAGTCATCCTGATCCTCGGGATCATCCTCGCCATGCGCGGCATGATCGTCGGTGTGGTGAGTGACCCGATCTGGCGGCGGCGCGTACTGGTGATCGGCACCGGCCATGAAGCGGCAGCAGTCGACTACAGTCTGCGCCATCACCGCTCGGCTGCCCTGCAGGTTGTCGGCTTCTATCCGTCCCCGAACAACGAAGACGTAGTCGTTAACCGCGGTCAGCTCCTGAGCGGTGATCGTTCCCTGCTGGAAACCGTGCATGGTCATGGCGTGAACGAGATCATTGTCGCGGTGCGGGAGCGTCGTGGCGGTGCGCTATCGCTGAAGCAGTTGCTGGATTGCAAGCTTGCCGGAGTTGCGGTGCTCGATCTCGCGTCCTTCTACGAACGGGTTCGCGGCCAGGTCCGCCTCGATGCTTTGAAAGCGAGCTGGCTGATCTATGGCGAAGGTTTCCGCCAAGGCTTGATGCGATCCTTCATCAAGCGCGGTTTCGATATCGTCGTTTCGCTGCTGCTGCTCGCCGCGACGCTGCCCGTGATGGTCGTGACGATGCTGGCGATTGCCCTGGAGTCGGGCTTTCCGGTGTTCTACACGCAGGAGCGTGTCGGCCGCGGTGGCCGCGTCTTCCGGGTGATCAAATTCCGCAGCATGCGCACTGACGCCGAGAAAGACGGGAAGCCGCGCTGGGCGAGCAAGTCTGATGATCGCGTGACCCGCGTTGGCAAGATCATCCGCAAGACGCGGATCGATGAACTGCCGCAGCTGATCAACGTGCTGCGTGGCGAGATGAGTCTGGTCGGGCCGCGGCCGGAACGTCCCTTCTTCGTCGATCAGCTCGCGCGCGACGTGCCCTACTTCTCCGTGCGGCATAGCGTCAAACCGGGCCTCACCGGTTGGGCACAAGTCCGCTATCAGTACGGTGCGTCAATGGATGACGCGGTCCAGAAGCTCCAGTACGACCTCTACTACGTCAAGAATCACACGCTCTTCCTCGATGTGCTGATCCTCGCGGAGACCGTGCGGGTGGTGCTGACGGGCGAGGGCGCACACTGA
- the prsK gene encoding XrtA/PEP-CTERM system histidine kinase PrsK, producing the protein MSSAPAQVMAWSFGLAAIFFLVFGMQLFGGGRGQRRIFALRMAVVLSLAWAAAGLVFAWSGLWLAWWLAALLDSLRICAWIYFLFELLTPESGALPTAMHRVRNVLLCVVGVRIVAELIVPFGLGATELANRLTFACALASGVAGLVGTEQLFRNFPVESRWSIKPLCLGLAAAFFFDTYVFAEALLYRRMDLTLWAARGIAAALAVPLVATSAARSRDWDFRISLSRQLVFHSAALALAGVFLIVVAAAGYWVRYFGGEWGRALQAMLLFSGLLAVGMLFFSGSARSYLRVSLSKHLFRYRYDYRAEWLRFTQGLVSGGATRNPAVATIGGLADMVESTGGLLWMADAKGVFVPRARLNHPEVGAQESADSPLADFLRTRQWIVDLEQLRSQPSVYEGFAVPAWLGEVPDAWLIVPLLTGEDLVGFVVLLTARTRFEVDWEVLDLLKTAARQAAVQLAGAQATEALMEAQKFDSFNRMSAFVVHDLKNLVAQMHLMLRNADRHVGNPEFQQDMLDTVRHVHDRMKGLMQQLQEKRPIDPAREIEMGELMRRIALGKRHQAPPVSVEAAAPVRVMGHPERMERVLGHLVQNALDATRHDGIVGVRVSAERGDARIEIHDTGCGMSPQFVRERLFKPFQTTKDAGMGIGTYETFQYVTELGGRVEVDSEPGRGTRIAVFLPAAAPSAVTVSAA; encoded by the coding sequence ATGAGCAGCGCGCCCGCGCAGGTGATGGCTTGGAGTTTCGGCCTCGCCGCGATCTTCTTCCTCGTGTTCGGCATGCAGCTCTTCGGTGGCGGACGAGGCCAGAGGCGCATTTTCGCCTTGCGGATGGCTGTCGTTCTCAGCCTTGCCTGGGCTGCCGCCGGCCTGGTCTTCGCCTGGAGCGGGCTGTGGTTGGCCTGGTGGTTGGCCGCCCTGCTGGACTCGCTGCGGATCTGCGCCTGGATCTATTTCCTGTTCGAACTGCTGACGCCAGAGTCGGGCGCGCTGCCGACCGCGATGCACCGGGTGCGCAACGTCCTGCTCTGCGTCGTCGGCGTGCGCATCGTCGCCGAACTGATCGTGCCATTCGGTCTGGGGGCGACCGAGCTTGCGAACCGGCTGACCTTCGCCTGTGCTCTCGCGAGCGGCGTGGCCGGGCTGGTAGGGACCGAGCAACTCTTCCGCAACTTCCCTGTTGAGTCGCGTTGGAGCATCAAGCCCCTCTGCCTTGGACTGGCGGCCGCCTTCTTTTTCGATACTTACGTCTTTGCCGAGGCGCTGCTCTATCGACGCATGGACTTGACGCTGTGGGCAGCCCGCGGCATCGCCGCAGCGCTTGCGGTGCCGCTCGTGGCCACGTCGGCGGCGCGCAGCCGCGACTGGGACTTCCGGATCTCCCTATCCCGCCAGCTGGTCTTCCATTCTGCTGCGCTGGCCCTGGCGGGTGTCTTCCTGATTGTCGTCGCGGCGGCAGGCTATTGGGTGCGCTACTTCGGCGGCGAGTGGGGCCGGGCGCTGCAGGCTATGTTGCTCTTCAGCGGCCTGCTGGCGGTGGGCATGCTCTTCTTTTCCGGCTCGGCACGCTCCTACCTGCGCGTGTCCTTGTCCAAGCACCTCTTCCGCTACCGCTATGACTATCGTGCCGAGTGGCTGAGATTCACACAGGGGCTGGTAAGCGGAGGCGCAACGAGAAATCCGGCGGTGGCTACCATTGGCGGTCTCGCGGACATGGTTGAGAGCACCGGTGGGCTGCTCTGGATGGCGGACGCGAAGGGCGTCTTCGTCCCGCGCGCGCGCCTGAACCATCCCGAGGTCGGCGCGCAGGAGTCCGCCGACAGTCCCCTGGCCGATTTCCTCCGCACGCGTCAGTGGATCGTCGATCTCGAACAGTTGCGCAGCCAGCCTTCCGTCTATGAGGGCTTTGCGGTCCCGGCCTGGCTGGGCGAGGTGCCCGATGCCTGGCTGATCGTTCCGCTGCTGACGGGCGAGGACCTGGTGGGTTTCGTTGTCCTGCTCACGGCGCGCACGCGTTTCGAGGTCGACTGGGAGGTACTGGACTTGCTGAAGACTGCCGCGCGGCAAGCCGCCGTGCAGCTCGCAGGCGCCCAGGCCACTGAAGCCCTGATGGAGGCCCAGAAATTTGATTCCTTCAATCGCATGTCGGCTTTCGTGGTGCATGACCTCAAGAATCTGGTCGCTCAGATGCACCTGATGTTGCGCAATGCCGACCGCCATGTGGGCAATCCCGAGTTCCAGCAGGACATGCTCGACACCGTGCGTCACGTGCACGACAGGATGAAGGGCCTGATGCAGCAGTTGCAGGAGAAGCGCCCGATCGATCCCGCGCGCGAGATCGAGATGGGCGAGCTGATGCGTCGGATCGCGCTCGGAAAGCGCCACCAGGCACCGCCGGTCAGCGTGGAGGCTGCCGCTCCGGTGCGGGTAATGGGGCATCCGGAACGCATGGAGCGGGTGCTGGGACACCTTGTGCAAAATGCCCTCGACGCTACCCGGCACGATGGTATCGTCGGTGTCCGGGTGAGCGCAGAACGAGGTGACGCGCGGATCGAGATCCACGACACCGGTTGCGGCATGTCCCCGCAGTTCGTCCGTGAACGCTTGTTCAAGCCCTTCCAGACGACCAAGGATGCCGGGATGGGTATAGGCACCTACGAGACCTTCCAGTATGTGACCGAGTTGGGTGGCCGGGTAGAGGTGGACAGCGAACCCGGTCGCGGTACCCGGATCGCCGTTTTCCTGCCTGCTGCGGCACCCTCCGCGGTCACTGTGAGTGCTGCATGA
- the prsR gene encoding PEP-CTERM-box response regulator transcription factor has product MMSDKKRVLLVVEDDPALQKQMRWAFDQYEVVTADDRESAINQIRRFEPAVVTMDLGLPPAPDDTVEGFKLLGEMLSLAPDTKIIVLTGQHDRENAVRAVGAGAYDFFPKPFEPDLLLLTIDRAFRLHELQIENRRLQLNRAGGPLGSVITRDPAMLRILRTIEKVASANVTVMLLGESGTGKEVLARGLHEASPRKNERFVAINCAAIPENLLESELFGYERGAFTGAVKQTQGKFELAHKGTLFLDEIGDLPTPLQAKLLRFLQERVVERIGGREEIPVDVRIVCATHQDLRALIAQGRFREDLYYRLAEIVVNIPPLRDRQGDASLMAHAFVQRVASENRRGGMGLTEDAVNAIDAHRWPGNVRELENCVKRAVIMADGGRITAEDLGLFVQEEELEALNLRQVRDEAERRAVVRVLARVNGNIARAAEVLGISRPTLYDLMNRFGLKKEPV; this is encoded by the coding sequence ATGATGAGTGACAAGAAACGAGTTCTCCTTGTGGTCGAGGACGACCCGGCCCTGCAGAAGCAGATGCGCTGGGCCTTCGACCAGTATGAGGTCGTGACCGCAGATGATCGCGAATCGGCCATCAATCAGATCCGGCGCTTCGAGCCGGCCGTGGTCACGATGGACCTGGGGCTGCCTCCAGCGCCCGACGACACAGTCGAGGGCTTCAAGCTGCTGGGCGAGATGCTCTCGCTGGCGCCGGATACGAAGATCATCGTCCTCACCGGGCAACACGACCGCGAGAACGCCGTGCGGGCTGTCGGCGCCGGAGCGTACGATTTCTTTCCCAAACCCTTTGAACCCGACCTGCTGCTTCTGACGATCGATCGCGCCTTCCGTCTGCATGAGCTGCAGATAGAAAACCGCCGCTTGCAGCTCAATCGCGCAGGCGGGCCGCTGGGTTCGGTGATCACCCGCGACCCGGCGATGCTGCGCATCCTGCGCACGATCGAGAAGGTCGCGTCGGCCAACGTGACCGTCATGCTGCTCGGCGAAAGCGGCACGGGTAAGGAAGTGCTCGCGCGTGGCCTGCACGAAGCCTCGCCGCGCAAGAACGAACGCTTCGTGGCGATCAATTGCGCAGCGATTCCCGAGAACCTGCTTGAGAGCGAACTCTTCGGCTACGAGCGCGGTGCCTTTACCGGCGCGGTCAAGCAGACGCAAGGCAAGTTCGAGCTTGCGCACAAGGGCACGCTTTTCCTGGATGAAATCGGAGACCTGCCCACACCGCTGCAGGCCAAGCTGCTGCGCTTCCTCCAGGAGCGTGTGGTCGAGCGCATCGGCGGTCGCGAGGAGATTCCGGTGGATGTGCGCATCGTCTGCGCGACCCATCAGGATCTGCGCGCACTGATTGCGCAGGGCCGCTTCCGCGAGGATCTGTATTACCGGCTCGCCGAGATCGTGGTCAATATTCCGCCGCTGCGCGATCGACAGGGCGATGCCAGCCTGATGGCGCACGCCTTCGTGCAACGGGTCGCGAGCGAAAACCGGCGCGGCGGAATGGGCCTCACGGAGGATGCGGTCAACGCGATCGACGCCCATCGCTGGCCGGGCAACGTGCGCGAGCTGGAGAACTGCGTCAAGCGCGCGGTGATCATGGCCGATGGCGGTCGCATCACTGCCGAGGATCTGGGTCTCTTCGTCCAGGAAGAGGAGCTGGAAGCACTCAATCTGCGGCAGGTCCGCGACGAAGCTGAGCGGCGCGCCGTAGTGCGGGTACTCGCCCGGGTTAACGGCAATATCGCGCGCGCCGCAGAAGTTCTGGGTATCAGCCGTCCCACCTTGTATGACCTGATGAATCGTTTCGGGCTCAAGAAAGAGCCTGTCTGA
- the prsT gene encoding XrtA/PEP-CTERM system TPR-repeat protein PrsT — protein sequence MIAPSFRSLVAVASAALMLMACGEDATKMLASARDYRAKGDYNAATIQLKNVLQKDPQNAEARFMFGMILQDSGDLVGAERELRKAYDAGYSTEQLALPFSRALIAMDKGKEAIKLIGGMRADTPAAKAAVAAGVADAFLATGDKAGAQTSVDRALQAVPGFPAARLTQARLKAMAPDLDGALAIVDEVLAHEPKSYEALMLRGEIRLAKKQNDEAVHDFVAAADARPRLIMPRLRAAQILLAANKIEDAKVQLAEASKISATHPMLVFAKGVIALAEGKNEQARDNALQVLRSAPDYMQARVLAGLAHLKLKEMLQAQEQFEKVVAKMGNAPTPRRLLARAYLAGQEPGRALEALSPLIGLDSRDRESLMLAGEAALSSGNQARASEYYERVTKLDPNDTTARARLGVVRLVGGDTDHAIADLAAAAALDEHATPVDAALVSVLMQKGDLKQARKVAEQLVAKQPKESLPYNLLGAVKLADKDAAGARQAFTKALEIDPDYLAAVTNLGQLDIAEGKTEQAIARMNKLIEHSPKQVEAYLALARWSSGPGHKPDAVKAVLEKGIAANPSNVQLRTAYVGELLRAGDKKATLAAARELVTRAPNDPSALATAVQAQAVAGDSEEAAATVKKLVALRPSAPEPLLLQADLLQRSGATAETEDALRRAVKLDADGKAQARQRLGVFLLSQRKFDEADSIAKDMLSRQPNSLPGLLLAADVATARKDHAAAAAGYAKALAIRPDPAIAARVHASLVAAGKASDADAFAKKWLAEHPKDLGFRAYQADVALRAPDYPQAVRAYKAMLEIQPKNPVVLNNLAWAAAQTKDPLARSYAEQALALAPDSAAVLDTLAMIQIDSGDVQGGITRLKRAVTLEPERNDLRLNLARALIKAGDKAGAKGELDLVLAKSNADAATRRDAESLRKTL from the coding sequence ATGATTGCACCCTCCTTCCGCTCGCTGGTCGCCGTTGCTTCTGCCGCTTTGATGCTGATGGCATGTGGCGAAGACGCGACGAAGATGCTTGCCTCAGCGCGTGACTATCGGGCCAAGGGCGATTACAACGCGGCCACGATCCAGCTCAAGAACGTATTGCAGAAGGATCCTCAGAACGCGGAAGCGCGCTTCATGTTCGGCATGATCCTGCAGGACTCCGGCGATCTCGTCGGTGCCGAGCGCGAGTTGCGCAAGGCGTACGACGCGGGTTACTCCACCGAGCAGCTGGCCTTGCCCTTCTCGCGCGCGCTGATCGCGATGGACAAGGGTAAGGAGGCCATCAAGCTGATTGGCGGCATGCGCGCGGATACGCCGGCGGCCAAGGCCGCGGTCGCGGCGGGTGTGGCTGATGCGTTTCTGGCGACGGGTGACAAGGCTGGGGCTCAGACCAGCGTCGATCGCGCCTTGCAAGCGGTTCCCGGTTTTCCGGCCGCACGGCTGACCCAGGCCCGGCTCAAGGCCATGGCGCCGGACCTGGATGGCGCGCTCGCGATCGTCGACGAGGTGCTCGCACACGAACCGAAATCCTACGAAGCCCTGATGCTTCGCGGCGAGATCCGTCTCGCCAAGAAACAGAACGACGAAGCCGTCCATGACTTCGTCGCGGCGGCCGATGCGAGGCCGCGCTTGATCATGCCGCGTCTGCGCGCTGCGCAGATCCTGCTGGCTGCGAACAAGATCGAGGATGCGAAGGTTCAGTTGGCCGAAGCGTCCAAGATCTCGGCGACGCATCCGATGCTCGTGTTCGCCAAGGGCGTCATCGCGCTGGCCGAAGGCAAGAACGAGCAGGCCCGCGACAACGCCCTGCAAGTTTTGCGCAGCGCACCGGACTACATGCAGGCACGCGTGCTGGCAGGGCTTGCTCACCTCAAGCTCAAGGAGATGTTGCAGGCCCAGGAACAGTTCGAGAAGGTCGTGGCCAAGATGGGCAATGCACCGACGCCGCGGCGCCTTCTCGCGCGTGCCTACCTGGCCGGTCAGGAGCCCGGGCGCGCGCTCGAAGCGCTCTCTCCGCTGATCGGACTCGATTCGCGCGATCGGGAGTCGTTGATGCTGGCCGGAGAGGCCGCGCTCTCCTCAGGCAATCAGGCGCGCGCCAGCGAGTACTACGAGCGTGTGACCAAGCTTGATCCGAACGACACCACCGCGCGCGCGCGGCTGGGTGTCGTGCGCCTGGTCGGCGGCGACACCGATCATGCGATTGCCGATCTGGCTGCTGCAGCCGCGCTGGATGAGCACGCCACGCCGGTCGATGCCGCGCTGGTGTCGGTGCTGATGCAGAAGGGCGACCTCAAGCAGGCCAGGAAGGTGGCCGAGCAGCTGGTTGCGAAGCAGCCCAAGGAGAGCCTGCCGTACAACCTGCTCGGAGCCGTGAAGCTGGCCGACAAGGACGCCGCAGGAGCCCGCCAGGCTTTCACCAAGGCACTGGAGATCGATCCGGACTACCTCGCCGCGGTGACCAACCTGGGTCAGCTGGACATCGCCGAGGGCAAGACAGAGCAGGCCATTGCACGGATGAACAAGCTCATCGAGCACTCGCCCAAACAGGTCGAGGCTTACCTCGCGCTTGCACGCTGGTCCTCGGGCCCGGGGCACAAGCCGGATGCGGTGAAAGCGGTTCTGGAGAAAGGCATCGCGGCCAATCCCTCCAACGTCCAGTTGCGGACCGCCTATGTAGGCGAACTGCTGCGCGCCGGGGACAAGAAGGCGACCCTCGCCGCGGCGCGCGAGCTGGTGACCCGCGCGCCGAACGATCCGAGCGCCTTGGCCACTGCAGTGCAGGCTCAAGCTGTGGCTGGGGACAGCGAGGAGGCCGCGGCGACCGTTAAGAAACTGGTCGCGCTGCGACCCTCTGCACCCGAGCCCCTGCTCCTGCAGGCGGACTTGCTGCAGCGCTCCGGCGCGACCGCTGAGACGGAGGACGCGTTGCGTCGGGCCGTGAAGCTCGATGCCGATGGCAAGGCCCAGGCTCGGCAACGACTCGGCGTCTTCCTGCTTTCGCAGCGCAAGTTCGACGAAGCCGACAGCATCGCGAAGGACATGCTCTCGCGCCAGCCCAATAGCCTCCCCGGACTCCTGCTTGCCGCGGATGTGGCGACTGCCCGCAAGGATCACGCGGCTGCTGCTGCCGGCTATGCCAAAGCCCTGGCGATCCGTCCGGATCCGGCGATCGCTGCACGCGTCCATGCAAGCCTGGTTGCTGCCGGCAAGGCCAGCGACGCAGATGCGTTCGCGAAGAAGTGGCTCGCTGAACATCCCAAGGATCTCGGATTCCGTGCCTATCAGGCGGACGTTGCGCTGCGCGCCCCTGACTACCCTCAGGCTGTCAGGGCCTACAAGGCGATGCTGGAGATCCAGCCCAAGAACCCTGTTGTGCTCAACAACCTCGCCTGGGCCGCGGCACAGACCAAGGATCCGCTGGCGCGCAGCTATGCCGAACAGGCGCTCGCGCTGGCGCCCGACTCGGCGGCCGTGCTCGACACGCTGGCGATGATCCAGATCGATAGCGGCGATGTGCAGGGTGGGATCACGCGGCTCAAGCGCGCAGTCACGCTCGAA